From Pseudobythopirellula maris:
CATCCGGGTGATGGAGGATCTCGATCCGTCCGGCGCCGCCGCACCCGCCCATGTTGGGAACCTCGCCGCCGACGCCGCCGCTGGCTTGGATCAGCGAGTTGAGGTCCACGGAGACCTCGAATCCGTGCAGCACGATCGCGCCGCCGCTGCCGCCGCCGCCGTCGGCGAAGCCGTTGGCGCCGTCGCCGCCGTTGGCGAGGATCGTCGCCCCCACGAACCCGAGCGAAGTCTGCGCGCCGATCTCAAGGGCGCCGCCCCCCGCGCCGCCGCCGCCGCCGAGTCGCTGGTTGCTTTGTCCGCCGCCCCCGCCCCCGCCGCTGCCGGCGAAGAGCAGATCGCGGAGAGGGTCGCCGTAGGGCGCGCCCCCCTCCCGGGTGGTGACGCCGGCGCCGCCTTGCCCTCCCATCGTTCCGAATCCTGCTCCCGCGCCCGACCCGACGCCGCTGACCGAGGCGCTGCTGGACCCAGCAACGCCGCGCCCGGGGCCGACGCCGTCTTGTCCGGAACTGAAGGGGCCACCGTTGCCCCCCCGGCCGCCGCCCGCCACGCCCGAGCCGCCGATGCCCGTGACGACATTCTGGATCGCGTCCAGACCGTTGGCGCCGCTCACGTCGATGGTCCCTGCCAAGGTCGCCGAGCCCTGGAACAGCAGCGCCAGGGCGTTGCCGCCGGTGACCGTGATGTTGTCGCCGCTCGCGAGCACGCCGCCGCCGTCGAACACAAAGACGGCGATGTCGGGCGCGCCGCCCCCTTGAGTGTGCAGAACCCCGCCCGCCGCGCCGCCGAAGGTGAGCGCGTCGGTGTCGATCTCAAAGCCGCCCGCGGGGAGCGGACCGAGCGACAAGAAATCACCGGGGCGCAGGGGCGTGCCGGGGCACGCATTGCCGAACCCGAAAATGGCAAGAACCGCGGCAACCACTGTTTTGTATCGCATCGCGTTGGTCTCCTGTCTCCAAGGGACGTGAGTTCTTCTCGAGATCGCTCGTTGCATTGTTCGACGAGGGGAGGGGCCGACTCGTGGGCCTATCCTAATTCGGCGTGCGGCCGGCCGCTACGCTTTTTTAAGCCGATCGGCCGCTCCGAGGCATGCGAATCGCCTGTGGACGTCGTGTATGCACGTTGTCGAGACCGAGCTGGCCGTCGGCTGACGGGAGAAGCGGACAGGATCACGGGATACAAGAGGGTTCGACGGGATGAATAATCCCGTCGATCACTGCCGAAGCTGGGCTCGGCGCCCGACAGGATCTATAGGGCCCGTCCCGTTAAGATCACGTCGATCCCTTCTTGATCCCGTGATCCTGTCCATTCGAGCCTAAGCGCTCTCGCGCGGCGCGCCCTCGGCGTGGTTCTCGTCGACGCGTTCGAGTCGCACGCGTTCGATGCGGCGGCGGCGGGCCTCGAGGACCGTCAGCCGCACGCTGCCTTGCCACACCAGCGACTCGCCGCTCGTGGGCAGGCGGCCGAACTCGGAGAAGACGAATCCGGCGATCGTGTCGTAGTCTTGCCCCTCGGGCAGCTCGAGGCCCATCGCCTGGTTGATCTCGTCGACGTGGGCGCGGCCGACCGCCTCGCACACGCCCGGGCCGAGCGTGAGGATCTCGACCTCGACGTCCTCGTCGTACTCATCGACGATCTCGCCGACGATCTCCTCCAGCGCGTCCTCGATCGTCACCAGGCCCGACACGCCGCCGTACTCGTCGAGCACGATGGCGATGTGGGTGCGCATCTGCTGGAACATCTCCAACAGGTCGTTGACCTTCTTGGTCTGCGGCACGAAGACCGCCTTGCGGGCCAGCTCGCGGATCGTGCTGCGCGGCTCGCCCGGGCCCTTGGCCAGTTCGGGCAACAGGTCTTTGACGTAGACCACGCCGAAGATGTCGTCGCGCGACTCGCCGTAGGCCGGCACGCGGGTGTGGCCGAACTCCGTGATGTCGGTGAGCATCTCGTCCCACGTCATGTCGACGTGGATCATGTGCATGTCGGTCCGCGGCGTCATGATCTCGGCGACGTCGGCGTCGGCCAGCTCCATGACGCCCTCGATCATCTCGCGGGCGTCCTCCTCGAGGAGCCCCTCGCGGTGCCCCTCGTTGACGATCGTGCGGATCTCTTCTTCGAGCGTCTCCTCGTTGAGTGAGGTCGGCGTCTTGCCCGCGGCGCGGTGCAGCAGGGCGTCGATCAGATGAGCGATCGACCTGAGGGGCGAGGCGGCCGTGTCGAGCACGCGCCACATCCACCAGGTGTGGAACAAGAACGAGGCGGCCCCCAGGCGCGAGACCGACCACGGGATCCAGGTCCGCAGCGGGGCCGACGCCAGCCCGATGACCAGACCGATCAGCAGCACCAGCAGCAAACGGCCGACCGCGCCGCTCTCGCGGAGCCAGTCGTAACCCGAGCAGCCGAGCGCGGCGACACTCACCGAGGTGAGCACCACGACCCGGGTCTCGAGCGTGAGGGCGACCTCTTCGTGGCGGGCGAGGATCTCGGAAAAACGGCCCGCGCGGCCTTTGCGGACGCAGAGCTCGTGCAGATCGTGGCGAGAGAACTCGCGTGCGGAGCGGGCGCCGATCGCCATCAGCGAGGCGAGCGCCATGGTCCCCAGCCCGATCCATAGCAGCGGGTCGTCGGTCACAGGGGGGGCCCCTCTCCTCGGCTGGGCGTCGCGGCGCCGGCCGCCGATGGCTCGGCGGGGGCTGACGGCAAACGGACGCCGAACCGCTGCATGTAGCGCGTCTCGGCGGCCCGCATCTCACGCGTTTGATCGTCCGACTTGTCGCCCAGGCCCGCGAGGTGCAGCGCGCCGTGAACGACGTACAGCAGCAGCTCGTCCTCGGGCGCCATGCCGTACTCGGCGGCGTTGGTGACGGCGGTGTCGGCGCTGACAACGACCTCGCCCTCCAGCCGGCCCGGCGCCTCGTCGAGGCAGAAGCTGAGCACGTCGGTCGGGTAGTCGTGGTCGAGCGAGCGGCGGTTGAGCTCGTGGATCTCCGGGTCGGTCACCACGGCGATGCTGAGCTCGCCCTCGCCGTAGCCGGCGTCGACGAGCACGGACCGCGCGGCGTCGGCGAGCCGGGGCTCGTCGATCCGCAACGTCTGCTGCTGGTTCGTTACCGTGATATCCATCATGGGGGTGCGGGGGTCAGGCGGTCACTTGGTCGGGGTACTTCACGCGGCCGTGGTAGACGGCGGTGAGCGACTTGACCAGGCTGTCGCCGATCTTGCGCAGCTCTTCGAGTGTGAGGTTGCACTCCTCGAACTGGCCGTCGTCGAGCCGCTTGCGGGTGAGGTCTTCGACGAGGCTCTCGATGCGTGCCGGGGTCGGCTCGACCAGGGTGCGGCTGGCGCTCTCGACCGCGTCGGCGATCATCAGCACGGCGGCCTCCTTGGTCTGCGGCTTGGGGCCGGGGTAGCGGAAGGACGACTCGTCGATCTCGCTGTCCCCCTCGCCCTTCTTCGCGGCCGCTTGGCGGTAGAAATACTCGACGAGCGTCGTGCCGTGGTGCTGCTGGATGAAGTCGATGATGCACTCGGGCAGGTGGTTCTGCCGGGCGAGGTCGGCGCCGTCTTTCACGTGGGCGATGATCACCAGCGTGCTCATCGCCGGCACGAGCGTGTCGTGCTGGTTCTGGCCGCTCGACTGGTTCTCGATGAAGTAGCCCGGCTTGAGCATCTTGCCGATGTCGTGAAAGTAAGCCCCCACACGCACCAGCAGGCCGCGGGCGCCGATCGACTCGGCCGCCGCCTCGGCGAGCGAGGCGACCGTGATCGAGTGGTTGTACGAGCCCGGTGCGCGGCGGATGAGCTCCTGCAAGAGCGGGTGGGCCGGGTCGCCCAGCTCGATCAGGCTCAGGTCGGTCTGCACGCCGAACACCCGCTCGACCAGCGGGAGCAGACAGGTCATCAGCGAGCCGGCGATCACCGACCACAGCGCCATCATCAGCGCCTGCTTGAAGATCAGGTCGTACGGCGCGCCGTCGAGCACGCCGACGCCGACGGTCGTCAAGAACGCGACGAGCGCCGCCACAAAACCGACCAGCAGCAGCTTGCTGCGCGTGCGGACCGAGTCGAGCACGATGATCGCCCCCGCCGTGGGGGCCAGCATCAGCACGGCGACCGACAACTCGTGGTTCGAGGCGACGGCCGACACGAGCGTGAGGGCGGCCGACATCAAGAGCGCGGTCTCTTGCCGGTAAGCGATGGCGATTGTCATTCCGAACAGCATCAGCGGGATCACCTCGGCGCGCCATTCTTGGCTGCGGGTGAGCATCATCGCGCCGATCGTCAGCAGCACCAGCGTCAGGACCGTGAGCAATCGCGGCAACTGGGCGACGATCCGCTTGTCGAACCGGCAGACATAGAAACCGCACAGCGTGAACATCGCCAGGTACAACCCGAGCGTGGCGAACGCGCGGTTGATGCGCGAGCCCCAGCCGCGGCGGGTGACCCACGCCTCGTGCTCGATGTCGAGCAACTCGATCGCGGTCTCGCCGAGCGGCTTGCCCGCCTCGGCGAGCCGGGCGCCGCGGTCGTAGATCTTGTACTGCTCCTCGACCTCCTCGGCGCGGCGGTCTTGCGATTCGCGGGTCGCCTCGCGGTTGAGCTTGAGGGTGATCGGCAACTGGGGCCGCACCCAGGCGAACAGTCGCTGGGCGACCTCGAGGTTGGCCACCTTCTGGTCGAGGGCGTTCTTCAGGTCGTTGCGGGCGTTCTCGACGAGCACCTCGCGCACGGGGACGATCGTCTCGAACCCCTCCTTGCCGGAGGTGCGGACGGCGATCCGTTCGGAGTTCGCCTCGGTGGGCTGCGTGTCGAGCAGGCCCTGACGCACGAGCGGGGCGAAGGCCTCGTCGAGCGCCGCCTGCAGCGCGTTCTGGGCCTCCTCGCCGCCGAGCGCGGCCTTGAACCGCTCGAACTGTTTGGCCTCTTCCTCCGCCGTGGGCGCGGGGGTCCCCTCGGCGCGGGGCGGGGTGTAGAGCGCCCACATGTTGCGGTCGACCGTCTCGTAGCTCTCGGCGCCGGCCAGCTCGGTCACCTCGTTGAGCAGCGTCGACTTGAGCTGCAGCAGCTCCATCGGGTCGTGGTCGTATACGGCCTCGGCGAAACGACGCGCCGTGGCGCGGGCCTCGCGTGTCGCCGCCCGATCGGGCTGCTTGAATTCGACGCGGGCCGTCAGGTCGCGTTTCGGCGCCATGCCGAGGCGGTAGTCGCGCGGCGGTTCCCAGCCGCGGGTGATCGCCAGCAGGGCGATCGCCGTGAGCAAGCAAAGTGCGAGCCTCACGAGCACGGCGCCGCGCTGCAGGTTCATCCAGGCCGCCTCGAGCGGGCCGGGGGGTAGCTCGACCGTCGCGACACGCTGGCTGCGTGTGCGTCGGGGGGCGGGCGGGTTGTTGGTTGGTGCGGCCACGCGGCTCTGGTTGGTTCCCGTTGTACCTGGCTTATCCCTGTTGTACCTGGCTTATCCCTGTTGGCCCTGGTCGTACGCCTTGACGATGTCGTTGACCAGGCGGTGACGGACGATGTCTTCTTTGCCCAGCGTCACGCACGCCACGCCATCGATTCCTCGCAGGCGGCTGATCGCGTCGGTCAGGCCGCTGCGGGTGTGCTTGGGCAGGTCGACCTGGGTCGTGTCGCCGGTGACCAGCATCTTCGAGCCGGCGCCCAAGCGGGTGAGGAACATCTTCATCTGAGCGACGGTCGAGTTCTGCGCCTCGTCCATGATGACAAAGGCGTTGTTGAGCGTCCGGCCGCGCATGTAGGCGAGCGGTGCCACCTCGATCACGTCGTCGGCCGTGTAGCGTTTGAGCTGCTCGTAATCCATCATGTCGCCCAACGCGTCGAGCAGCGGGCGGAGATAGGGATTGATCTTCGCCTGCAAGTCGCCCGGCAAGAAGCCGAGGCTCTCGCCCGCCTCGACGGCGGGCCGCACGAGCACGATCTTGCGGATCTGATTGTCGGCCATCGCCTCGACCGCAGCCGCCACGGCGAGAAACGTCTTGCCCGTGCCGGCGGGGCCGGAGCTGAAGATCAGCTCGTGCGAGCGGATCGCTTCGACGTAGGCCGCCTGGCCGTCGGTCCGGGGGCGGATGGTCACGCCGGGGCGTTTGACCGCCATCTTGGGAGCGGGGGGCGCCTTGCCGCCGACCACCTCTTCGAGGATGGCCGTGACTTGCTCGGGCTTGAGCGCGCCCTCCGACGCGATCGCCTGCTTCAGACGCTCGAACACGGCCGTGGCTTGCAGCACCGCCTGCTCGTCTCCCGACAAGAAGATCCGCCCGTCACGCGTGGCGATCTTCGCCGGCAAGGACTCGCGGATCCGGCGGAGGTGCTGATCGGCTGCGCCGAACATCAGGATGATCTGTTCCGGACCGCCAACCGGGATGGTCGCTTCGATCATTCAATGGCCGACGCTTGCGTTCGGCTCGGGGGGGCCAGTCGGTGTGCTGCGGACGTGGTAGCCGCAACGTTGAGGGGTCAAACTCCGATACGCAACTATAGCCGACCACACCCGACAATCACCACACGCATCGCGGGCATGGATCACAACCTATTACCAACAAAGGGGTTGTGTCGATCGCACGGATCACCCGGCCATCGGTCGCTGCGTGCCCCCACGATCTAAGGCCCACGATTAAGGACCGACAATGCGTGCGATCCACAGGAAGTACGCCACGGGAGCGGCGAACAAGATCGAGTCCAGCAGGTCGAGCACGCCGCCGAAACCGGGCATCCAGGTGCTGGAGTTCTTCAGCTGGGCGTCGCGCTTAAGCAACGAGACCGCCAAGTCGCCCGCCATGCCGGCGGCGCCGACCAGCAAGGCGTACAGCAGGCAGCCCCCCAGCCAGGTCCAGAACCCCCGCGTAGAGTCGCAGCCCAACGCGTGCGCCAGCGGCCCGAGGGCGATCATCGCGCCCACGGCCGACAGGGCGAAGCCCCCCAGGGCGCCCTCCCAGGTTTTACCGGGGCTGAGGATCGGCGTCATCTTGTGCCGCCCCAGGGCGCGACCGGCGAAGTACGCGCCGGTGTCGTCCATCTTCACCACCACGATCAGCGAGAGCAACGCGACCATGCCCCAACGCCCGTCGGCGTCCCACACGCCGCCGGCAAGCAGCCTCAGCTGCGCGACGAATCCCATCAGCCCGCCGGCGTAGGCGACCGTAAACACCGATCGGGCCAACCGGGTCGAGGCGGCGCCGGGGCCGGCGTAGCGGACCATCTCCTCGACAAACACCACCATCCCGGCGATCGCCAGCCCAAGGCCGACCCACCCCGCCCGGCCGACAACGGTCTCTTTGGGGTACTCGAGCCAAAGCATCGGCGTGGCGCTGACCAGGACAACGAGCACGGTGGCGGCGAGCACCACCCGCCGACGGGGCGCCGCGTCGGCCGCCCGGCCCTTGTGGCCCGCGGGCAGCCCCGGTTGGGCGGAATTCTCAAACACCCGCACCAGCTCGCCCGCCGCCAAGGCCGAGCCAACGAGCGCGAGCGGCAGCAGCACCACCCCGGGCCGGTCGGCCCTCAGGTCGAGCCAAGCCAGCGCGTACAACACGCCAACCAGAGCAACGCCAAGGATGATTCGAGAGCTGAGCAAAGGAGCGGACGCTGGCGGTTGGGGGCTGTTGGCTATTAGCTGTTAGCGAGCAAGCTGAAGCCTGTTCGTTCTGCACTATCATAACCGCTAGCAATGCCGTTGGGGGATGCGCCCATGGCTAACAGCCAATAGCTAACGGCTAATCGCTAAGAGCTAACGGAGCTCAGCCCGCCGAAGCGGCGTTCGCGCGAGGCGTAGTCGATAATCGCCTCGTGCAGGGCGCCTTCGTCGAAGTCGGGCCAGCAGCGGTCGGTGACCCAGATCTCGGCGTAGCTGATCTGCCACAACAAGAAGTTGCTGATGCGCATCTCGCCGGCCGTGCGGATCAGCAAGTCGGGATCGGCTGCCCCCGCGGTGTAGAGGTTGCGAGCGATCATGCCCTCATCGATCTGGTCGGGCTGCAAGCCGCCCGCGGCGACCTCGCCCGCGATCGACCGCACGGCGTCGGCGATCTCGCCGCGACCGCCGTAGTTGATCGCCAGGTTGAGCCGCAGGCCGGTGTTTTCGGCGCTCAATGCGACCGTGCGGTCAAGCTCCTCAAGGGCGTCGTCGGGGATCCCCTCACGGCGGCCGATCATGCCAACCCGCACGTTGTCCTCCATCATGATCGGTCGCTCATCGACCAAGTAGGACTTGAGCAACTGCATGAGGAAGGCGAGCTCCTCGGCGGGCCGCTTCCAGTTCTCGCTCGACAGGCAATAGAGTGTGAGCTGCTCGATGTGTCCCAGCCGGGCGCACTCGCGCGTGATCGCCCGCACGACGCCGCCGCCCCGGTTGTGCCCCTCGACCCGCGGCATCCCCTGCCGCTGAGCCCAACGCCCGTTGCCATCCATGATGATGGCGATGTGCCGCGGCCAGCGCTCACTCGGCAGCGCGGCGAGCCGCTTGGCGAGGTCGTCCGTGGCGGCGGAGGACGGCATAGGGGAGGGGCTAGGAGTTAGGGGCTAGGGAGTTGCGATTCCGATCTGGCGCGTAAGCAAAGCGAGACGTCTAGCGCGGGACGAAGCTCTGGGCAACCGAGTGCGGCAAAGCCGCATCCACTTCCCTAGCCCCTAACCCCTAACTCCTAGCCCCTCAGTGCTCACCCCACGTTCACCCAATCGCCTCATAAAGCAGCGGCGGGTCGCCCACCAGGATCGACTGATCGCGTCCCGGGCCGACCGACACCAGCTCCACCGGCCGCTCGACCAGCTCGGCGACCCGGTCGAGATAGCCACGGGCGTTGGCCGGCAGCTCGTCGATCGACTTGCAGGCGGTCAGGTCTTCGCTCCAGCCCGGCAGCGACTCGTAAATCGGCTTCACACGGCGGACGTCGTCCACGTGGCTCGGGAAGTTGCGGGTTTGCTCGCCGTCGAGCTCGTAGGCGTTGCAGATCTTGATCTCGTCAAAGCCGCTCAGCACGTCGAGCAGCATCACCGCGATGGCGTCGGCGCCGCCCAGGCGGGCCGTGTAGCGCACCGCCACCGTGTCGAGCCAGCCGCAACGCCGCGGCCGTTTGGTCACCGTGCCGTACTCGTTGCCCTGGTCGCGGAGCTGCTGGCCCTGGTCGTTGTCTTGCTCGGTGGGGAACGGACCGCCGCCCACGCGCGTGCTGTAGGCCTTCACCACGCCGAGCGTGTGGTTCACGTAGCGGGCCGGCAAGCCCGAGCCGTTGCAGATGCCCACGCCGCTCGAGTTGCTGCTCGTCACGAACGGGTATGTGCCGTGGTCCACGTCGAGCAGCGCCCCCTGGGCGCCCTCGAACAAGATCTTCTTGCCCGCCTCGGCCGCGTCGAGCAGCATCGTCGTCGTGTCGCACAGGTGCGACTTGAGACGTTCGGCGTAGCCGCGGTACTCCTCGTAGATCGCCGCCGGGTCGAGCGGCTCGAACGTGCCCGACTTGTCGATCGCCGCGAGCACCACGTTCTTCTCCGCCACGATGTGCGCGATGCGTTGGGCGAGGTCGTCGCGGTACAGGTCGTCGAACCGAATGGCGTGCGAACGGGCGACCTTGTCGCGGTAGCACGGGCCGATGCCGCGCTGCGTGGTGCCGATGTTCTCGCCGTCGGAGGTGTTCGCGTCGAGCGCCCGGTCCTCGGCGAAGTGCCACGGGAAGATCACGTGCGCGCGGCCGCTGATCTTGAGGTTCTTGTCGAGCCCCTCGACGCCACGGCCGGCGAGCTCGTCGAGCTCCTCGATCGCCTTGACGGGGTTGATGACCACGCCGCCGGCGATGACGCTCGTCACGCCGGGGGTGAGCACGCCGCTGGGCAGCAGCGAGAGCTTGTAGACCTCTTTGCCAACAACGACCGTGTGGCCGGCGTTGGCGCCCCCTTGGTAGCGGACCACGAAATCGTGGCGGGGAGTGAGCAAGTCAACGATCTTGCCCTTCGCTTCGTCGCCCCATTGGAGGCCAATCACACAGGCGCCAGGCACTCGGGGTCCTCGCTGGGGCGTATAGGGGGGGAGGGAGAATTCAGAATCCGAAGCCGCCCGGCGCCCGCTGGCGTCGACCGGCCAAACGGGCGATTCTCCGCCGGCTCCCCCACCGGGTCAACCGCCCGGCTCCCTTAAAAACCGCTCCCCGTGAAACCGCCCTGCTGGGAAATCCCGCCACAACGCCCATGCCTGTCGGTGAGCGTTTGCAGTCGCCGCCTCCGTGGCGGATAGCCGCGCCCGCACGAAACCGACAAAAAAAGCGGGGGCCGCTGTCGCGGGCCCCCGCTCGATCGTCAAACGACGCCCTCCGCTGGCCACTCTCACGGGCCGGCTAATTGATGCCCGACTGGTCGGTCGTCTCGGGCGATTCGATCCCGTTGGGGCCGGCCGCCGTGCCGTTGCGGGTTCCTAAGGCGTTGAGCACGTGCAGATCGATCTCGTAGTTGATCGTGTGCACCGAGCCATCGGCAAACACCGCGTTGAACCCACCGGTGTGGGCCGACCCGAGGTTGAACACCCAGAACGGGGGCTGCACTCCGAACTCACCCGTTAGATCGCCGTAGAGCTGCCCGTCGGGCAGCGCCGGGATGCAGGTGCATCGCGCCACGTCGGGGTCCCAGCCATCGGTCCAGCCGTTGTCGTCCGACGACGAGTCCTCGCCACGGTACCAGTCGGAGCGGATGTACTTCTCGGCGATCAGGGCGGTCTTCGACGTGCCGTCGGTGATCTGCGCAAAGCGGACGGGATCGGGAGCGTTGACTCGTTCGGTTCGCAACCCGAAGCGACTCTTGGTCAGAATGGCGAAGTTGGACCGCACGATGACACCGTCGTAAACGCCGTCGGGTTTCACCGAGTTATCAGGCTCCGCCACGGTGTGGCTGCCGCCATCGGCCGTCGGACGCGTTCGCGAGTAACCCTTCAGGGCGTCGGTTCCCGTGATGAAGTACGGGTGGATCGCGGTCCACCCCGTATTCTGATCCACAGTCGTCACGTCGAACTGATCACTGTCTTCTGTCGAGTCGGTCCTTGTGCAGGGGTGGGTGCTGGCGTAATCCGTCAGGACGACGCCGGTTTGCGGGTTGCGTGTCACGCCGCGTCGCGAGGGACAAATGTAGAGCGGTATGACCAGGTCGCGCATCTGGTCACCGGTCGTGACGTCGTGAACCGCTCCCTCCTCCAAGAACGGCAGAATTTGGTAGCCCCACCCTAGGCCGATCTTTCCGTGGCCCAAGATGTTGCCGTCGACCTCGTAGTCCTCGATGTAGGCGCCGTAAACCTCGCCGCCGGTGGGGAACGCGCTGTTGGTGCTCTCGTAATTGAGGCACGAGAGGCCAACGTTCTTGAGATTGTTCTTGCACTGCAGTCGACGAGCCGCCTCACGCGCCGACTGCACCGCAGGCAGCAGCAAGGCGACCAAGATGCCGATGATCGCGATCACCACCAGCAGTTCAACAAGGGTGAAGCCTGTCGCGTCTCGCGATTGAGGCCTGCGGTTTGAGCGGCTGGTCATTTTCCTGTCCTTTACTCCGTGGGAAGGAATCGGCGCCTGGGGGCGAAGAGAGTTCATGTTTTGAAAAGGGTTGGCGGCGGCTGTGACACCGGTGGCGCCAAATGGGGTGAGTCGTGAACGGGTTACATTCTGTTAGTGCGACGAGCCGCCACGAACCGCTGCGAGCGAGGCACGCGCCTCACTCGCTCGACAGCTCCCGCCTGCCGGCGTCATGCCGGCCAGCGGGTCGTCCCGCCACTCGGTTCGCTTTTGGCTCCAGCCAGCGAATCAGCCCCGACGACGACCGACGAGACCGAGCCCCGCCAGAGCCATAAGCAAGACGCCCGAAGGCTCGGGAACCGTGCCGCCGGGACCAGTCAAGTCGGTCCGGTTGTTGCGCCAGATGCGGTAGTCGGCGATCCCGACCCGGCCGTCGGAGCCTTGGGAGCCGTCCGCCCTGGCCACGTCACCAAGCAGCGACGAGCCAACCTGGGTGTTGTAATTCGCGGCGATGATGTTGTAGTCGGCCATGTCGACGAAGCCATCGTTGTTCACGTCGCCCGGCAAAGGGAAATCGACAACGGCGTCGATCCAAGTGTCGGCGACACGCAACTCATCGAACATCAGTCCGACGCCGCCGTGACCGCCAAAGTTGGCGAGCGCGATCCTCTCGAGCGTGAAGTTCCCACCCGAGGTCGAGGCGCTCGGCAACTCGGGCTCGAGCGCTGTGGTGGGGTCGAGGTAGATCGACACCGAGTCCATGTTTTCCTCAGCGCTGAGAACGAACTTGGCGACGATCAAGTGATTGGCCCCGTCGTCGTCGTACGAAGCCGGAGCGTTGTTGAAGATCTGGTAGCCACCAAACGTCGTGTAGAGCCGCGCGGTCTCCGGGTCTTGCTGAAGGGCCCCACCGTTCGGGTCCCACTGGTTGTATTGGATACGCCCGATCTGGCCCTCTTCACCCGGCGGGTTGCCCGGCGAATAAAACTCGATGCCGCGGTACCCCATATCGCTGCCGTCCACTCGCGCGCCGAAGTTGCTGATCCAGCTGATGTAGAAAGTCCCCTCGGTCGAGGCGGTCCACGGCTCGGCGAGGGCGCGAGCGACTCGCGCTTCGGGGTCGAGCGGGTCGCCCGATGCGACCACGCTGAGCGCCCCGCCTAGCGCAGGCGATCCGAGGTAATCCAAGCCGCTTTCGACCGGTTGGATATTAATAAGTGTTGAGGTCTGAGCGTGCCACGGGCCGGCGAAGAACTCGGTATCGACTGTGGGGTTCTGCGTGTCGACCGTTACGCCGGTGGTGTATTGCCCCGCCGCGGCGTTACCGCCGACTTCAAACGGATCGTAGAAGAGCAACTCCGCTTGAGCGGGAGACGCCGCCGACAAGAGACCCACCATGGCCACAGCGCCCAACGCGGCGCAACGCGTCTTGGCGGCGCGACTGCGGCCGACAAACGCCAAGCCCATCAGCCCGCCCACCGCCAGCAGCAGCGAAGCGGGCTCGGGGACCGTGCCCCCCTCGGCGCCGCTCTGACTGTTGGACGCCGCGTACAGGTTCTTGAACGCGCGGAAGTCGTTGAGATTCACGATGCCGTCTCCGGTGATCTCGCCCATCGCCGAGTAGGGCGTGCTGAGCTGTTGGCTGTTGTTTACAATCGTGTAGTCGGCGGTGTCGACGGCGCCATCGCCGTTGAAGTCGCCCGGCGCCACGCCCATGATCTCGAGAACTACGTTGTCGATGCCGGCCCAGCTGTTGGTCACCAGCGGGTTGAACTCGACGCTGGTCACGTCGAACTCAACACCGAGCGGCCGGCCGAGAGCCGGGGTGAGCAGGCTGGATCCGCCAACGATGTCGATCGAGTACTCGTTGAACTCGCTGGGGAGGTTCGATATCACCAGGTCGTCGATCGTCGTGCGGGTCGTGTTGTCCGCCTCGAGGTAGTAGAGCCGCGCCTCGAGTTGCGTCTGGTTGTCCTCGAATTCCCCGTCGACGATCTCGAAGATCGTGTGGGCGTCGAAGCTCAAACGGTACTGCTGTGTGGCGGGTATGCTCGTGGCGTTGAAGGCCGAGGTCTGGTAGGCGATGCCGTCGAGCGTCGAGAGGATCATCTCGTTGCCGGGGTTGCCGGCGCCCTCGGTGCCTGAATCTCCCAGTTGATTCTCGTGGCCGTAGTTCTCGAC
This genomic window contains:
- a CDS encoding hemolysin family protein, with translation MTDDPLLWIGLGTMALASLMAIGARSAREFSRHDLHELCVRKGRAGRFSEILARHEEVALTLETRVVVLTSVSVAALGCSGYDWLRESGAVGRLLLVLLIGLVIGLASAPLRTWIPWSVSRLGAASFLFHTWWMWRVLDTAASPLRSIAHLIDALLHRAAGKTPTSLNEETLEEEIRTIVNEGHREGLLEEDAREMIEGVMELADADVAEIMTPRTDMHMIHVDMTWDEMLTDITEFGHTRVPAYGESRDDIFGVVYVKDLLPELAKGPGEPRSTIRELARKAVFVPQTKKVNDLLEMFQQMRTHIAIVLDEYGGVSGLVTIEDALEEIVGEIVDEYDEDVEVEILTLGPGVCEAVGRAHVDEINQAMGLELPEGQDYDTIAGFVFSEFGRLPTSGESLVWQGSVRLTVLEARRRRIERVRLERVDENHAEGAPRESA
- the ybeY gene encoding rRNA maturation RNase YbeY; translation: MDITVTNQQQTLRIDEPRLADAARSVLVDAGYGEGELSIAVVTDPEIHELNRRSLDHDYPTDVLSFCLDEAPGRLEGEVVVSADTAVTNAAEYGMAPEDELLLYVVHGALHLAGLGDKSDDQTREMRAAETRYMQRFGVRLPSAPAEPSAAGAATPSRGEGPPL
- a CDS encoding HD family phosphohydrolase; translation: MAAPTNNPPAPRRTRSQRVATVELPPGPLEAAWMNLQRGAVLVRLALCLLTAIALLAITRGWEPPRDYRLGMAPKRDLTARVEFKQPDRAATREARATARRFAEAVYDHDPMELLQLKSTLLNEVTELAGAESYETVDRNMWALYTPPRAEGTPAPTAEEEAKQFERFKAALGGEEAQNALQAALDEAFAPLVRQGLLDTQPTEANSERIAVRTSGKEGFETIVPVREVLVENARNDLKNALDQKVANLEVAQRLFAWVRPQLPITLKLNREATRESQDRRAEEVEEQYKIYDRGARLAEAGKPLGETAIELLDIEHEAWVTRRGWGSRINRAFATLGLYLAMFTLCGFYVCRFDKRIVAQLPRLLTVLTLVLLTIGAMMLTRSQEWRAEVIPLMLFGMTIAIAYRQETALLMSAALTLVSAVASNHELSVAVLMLAPTAGAIIVLDSVRTRSKLLLVGFVAALVAFLTTVGVGVLDGAPYDLIFKQALMMALWSVIAGSLMTCLLPLVERVFGVQTDLSLIELGDPAHPLLQELIRRAPGSYNHSITVASLAEAAAESIGARGLLVRVGAYFHDIGKMLKPGYFIENQSSGQNQHDTLVPAMSTLVIIAHVKDGADLARQNHLPECIIDFIQQHHGTTLVEYFYRQAAAKKGEGDSEIDESSFRYPGPKPQTKEAAVLMIADAVESASRTLVEPTPARIESLVEDLTRKRLDDGQFEECNLTLEELRKIGDSLVKSLTAVYHGRVKYPDQVTA
- a CDS encoding PhoH family protein, whose product is MIEATIPVGGPEQIILMFGAADQHLRRIRESLPAKIATRDGRIFLSGDEQAVLQATAVFERLKQAIASEGALKPEQVTAILEEVVGGKAPPAPKMAVKRPGVTIRPRTDGQAAYVEAIRSHELIFSSGPAGTGKTFLAVAAAVEAMADNQIRKIVLVRPAVEAGESLGFLPGDLQAKINPYLRPLLDALGDMMDYEQLKRYTADDVIEVAPLAYMRGRTLNNAFVIMDEAQNSTVAQMKMFLTRLGAGSKMLVTGDTTQVDLPKHTRSGLTDAISRLRGIDGVACVTLGKEDIVRHRLVNDIVKAYDQGQQG
- a CDS encoding phosphatidate cytidylyltransferase, with translation MLSSRIILGVALVGVLYALAWLDLRADRPGVVLLPLALVGSALAAGELVRVFENSAQPGLPAGHKGRAADAAPRRRVVLAATVLVVLVSATPMLWLEYPKETVVGRAGWVGLGLAIAGMVVFVEEMVRYAGPGAASTRLARSVFTVAYAGGLMGFVAQLRLLAGGVWDADGRWGMVALLSLIVVVKMDDTGAYFAGRALGRHKMTPILSPGKTWEGALGGFALSAVGAMIALGPLAHALGCDSTRGFWTWLGGCLLYALLVGAAGMAGDLAVSLLKRDAQLKNSSTWMPGFGGVLDLLDSILFAAPVAYFLWIARIVGP